From a region of the Brachionichthys hirsutus isolate HB-005 chromosome 9, CSIRO-AGI_Bhir_v1, whole genome shotgun sequence genome:
- the kdm4b gene encoding lysine-specific demethylase 4B, protein MATDLLMDMVPAPHLAPTSVLDAAPASSPTLSSSAIPDRTLTQEPTMAETPTRSATSENDAVPDLIPTQPPDPDVAQGLIPGSESPPIPLSPQTPVNAKNPSCKIMTFWPTMEEFKDFGKYIVYMESQGAHRAGLAKVIPPEGWKPRKSYDTIEDMVIPAPIVQVVTGQSGLFTQYNIQKKSMTVGEYRKLANSKKYCTPRHKDFDDLERKYWKNLTFVSPIYGADVSGSIYDEDIKEWNIGHLNTLLDMVEQECGIVIEGVNTPYLYFGMWKTTFAWHTEDMDLYSINYLHFGQSKSWYAIPPEHGKRLERLAQGFFPGSCQGCDAFLRHKMTLISPSILKKYSIPFDRITQNEGEFMVTFPYGYHAGFNHGFNCAESTNFATLRWVDYGKMATQCSCRKDMVKISMDVFVRCLQPGRYELWKQGKDNTVLDHLKASDLTSPELEGWRQHRITQQANLLRRAMQKMRQYRRLKLEEVKILAQEGVELNAVEYQRQVEQRDAKRKQEREERLAREAMMTLEAMEREEQEAAEAAAKAAETLNLETQEHEATPQNLMEDIEKKKHKKAKKIINTYNAITGFEEAFEQFAKSCTNSDNSDVSLLEGGNPLTPKQTEVPADSKLDTSATQACYSKMKMPTEVKKSRRHPLTKPPKRSPLSILKQDPTSDKELSSPMALDSDLKKQETLWQNKSPNFLAEKAFNAAMAVLQPHCAVCSLFCPYIKQNEGGFILNDTNHSSPPCHGSRTCPIVPEMCFSVGACNTEPPPTNHHIGEDGTSLLLQCSSCKMQVHASCYGVKPESVGASWVCSRCAEGAWVVECCLCNLRGGALKTTTDKQWVHIICAIAVAESRFVKAIEREPVDISAVPESRKNLKCVICYRKTANQNRGACIQCSHEKCATSFHVTCAQIAGIVMTPADWPYVVSVSCLKHKRNPPKAQRAPKVPRGPTLGQKVIGRNSDGWYYHCTIVGMAEQPFYEVNFDDGSYCDNIHPENIISHDCLSAGPPDVGELFVVCMPEGQILNASFVKEHTHKFYQVEFQDQSQLMLKPSEIHQLEVDLPKRVRARLAIPATQLEVSSADEVQAAKRRCLPSGLAPPTDPLMKAPNKPSNPLTTTPVAAPTATINSIGTPSTSQAQSRPIMAQQDAPSLNGGIQLDTETPMDTSVALTESTDPALASGPTLTPLSTPFQSMLNSDPLLSAASTPLLPQHMSDIYMPSSGYVSYMETLLHSHFPQDDGPGPLY, encoded by the exons ATGGCGACCGACTTGCTCATGGACATGGTGCCTGCACCTCACCTAGCACCGACGTCAGTTCTGGACGCTGCCCCAGCATCCTCTCCTACTCTCAGCTCCAGTGCGATCCCAGACCGGACTCTCACCCAGGAGCCCACAATGGCTGAAACTCCGACGAGGTCAGCCACTTCAGAAAATGATGCCGTTCCAGATCTCATACCGACTCAGCCTCCAGACCCAGATGTGGCCCAAGGCCTTATTCCAGGTTCAGAGTCGCCACCGATTCCTCTGAGTCCACAAACGCCAGTCAATGCCAAAAACCCCAGCTGCAAGATCATGACCTTCTGGCCCACCATGGAGGAGTTCAAGGATTTTGGAAAGTACATCGTCTACATGGAGAGTCAAGGAGCTCACCGTGCTGGCCTGGCAAAA GTAATTCCCCCAGAGGGCTGGAAGCCACGGAAGTCTTACGATACTATTGAGGATATGGTGATCCCCGCTCCCATCGTGCAAGTGGTGACTGGCCAGTCAGGCCTGTTCACTCAGTACAATATCCAGAAGAAGTCTATGACTGTGGGTGAATACCGAAAACTAGCAAACAGTAAAAA GTACTGCACACCCCGACACAAAGACTTTGACGATCTGGAGAGGAAGTATTGGAAGAACCTTACATTTGTTTCACCCATTTATGGCGCCGATGTCAGTGGTTCCATCTATGATGAG GACATTAAAGAGTGGAACATTGGCCACCTCAACACACTGTTGGACATGGTGGAGCAGGAGTGCGGCATTGTTATTGAGGGTGTCAACACTCCCTACCTCTACTTTGGCATGTGGAAGACCACATTTGCTTGGCATACAGAGGACATGGATCTCTACAGCATCAACTACCTGCATTTTGGACAGTCCAAGTCCTG gtatGCTATCCCACCTGAACATGGCAAGAGGCTGGAACGGCTGGCACAAG GCTTTTTTCCTGGTAGCTGCCAAGGCTGCGATGCCTTTCTTCGTCACAAGATGACACTAATATCTCCATCCATCTTGAAGAAATACAGCATTCCTTTTGACAGG ATAACCCAGAATGAAGGAGAATTTATGGTCACCTTTCCTTATGGCTACCATGCTGGCTTCAATCACGGCTTCAACTGTGCAGAATCAACAAACTTTGCCACCCTGCGCTGGGTGGACTATGGCAAAATGGCCACCCAG TGCTCCTGTCGTAAGGACATGGTGAAGATCTCCATGGATGTGTTTGTGCGGTGCTTGCAGCCGGGTCGCTATGAGCTGTGGAAACAGGGCAAAGACAATACTGTGTTGGACCACCTCAAGGCTAGTGATCTCACAAGTCCAGAGCTAGAGGGCTGGAGGCAGCATCGTATAACCCAGCAAGCAAACCTTTTACGAAG GGCCATGCAGAAAATGAGACAGTATCGCCGCCTAAaactggaggaggtgaagatacTGGCGCAGGAGGGCGTTGAGCTTAATGCTGTGGAATACCAGCGCCAGGTAGAACAGCGCGATGCCAAGCGGAagcaagagagggaggagcgtCTAGCCAGAGAGGCCATGATGACATTGGAGGCCATGGAACGCGAggaacaggaagctgctgaggCTGCAGCCAAAGCAGCAGAGACGCTAAACTTAGAAA CACAAGAACACGAGGCCACGCCGCAGAACTTGATGGAAGATATTGAGAAAAAGAAGCACAAAAAGGCGAAGAAGATAATAAACACCTACAATGCCATCACTGGGTTTGAGGAAGCATTCGAGCAGTTTGCTAAATCGTGCACAAATTCAGATAACTCCGATGTCAGTCTCCTAGAGGGTGGGAACCCTCTCACCCCGAAACAGACGGAGGTGCCAGCAGACAGCAAGCTGGATACGAGTGCCACCCAG GCATGCTACTCCAAGATGAAGATGCCCACAGAGGTCAAAAAGAGTCGCCGGCACCCCCTCACCAAGCCACCTAAACGGTCGCCCCTGTCCATCTTAAAGCAAGACCCAACCAGTGACAAAG AGTTGTCGTCTCCCATGGCGCTGGACAGTGACCTGAAGAAACAGGAGACCCTATGGCAGAACAAGTCGCCCAACTTCCTAGCAGAGAAGGCTTTCAATGCTGCAATGGCAGTGCTCCAGCCACACTGTGCTGTCTGCTCGTTGTTCTGTCCCTACATAAAG CAGAATGAAGGtggcttcattttaaatgacaccAATCACTCCTCCCCTCCATGCCATGGCAGTCGGACTTGTCCCATTGTCCCAGAGATGTGCTTCAGCGTTGGCGCATGCAACACTGAGCCTCCGCCAACCAATCATCACATTGGAGAGGATGGAACCAGTCTTCTCCTCCAGTGTTCGTCTTGCAAGATGCAGGTTCATGCCA GTTGTTATGGTGTAAAGCCAGAATCTGTTGGTGCATCCTGGGTATGCTCCAGGTGTGCAGAAGGAGCCTGGGTGGTG gaATGTTGCCTTTGTAACTTGAGGGGAGGAGCTTTGAAAACTACTACAGACAAGCA GTGGGTTCATATTATCTGCGCTATTGCTGTGGCTGAATCTCGCTTTGTCAAGGCTATTGAGCGGGAGCCAGTGGATATCAGTGCTGTTCCAGAGTCACGCAAGAATCTG AAGTGTGTGATCTGCTATAGAAAGACTGCCAATCAGAACCGTGGCGCCTGCATCCAGTGCTCGCACGAGAAATGTGCCACTTCCTTCCACGTTACCTGTGCCCAAATCGCTGGAATTGTCATGACACCTGCCGACTGGCCCTACGTGGTATCAGTCTCCTGTCTCAAGCATAAGAGGAACCCACCAAAG GCTCAGAGAGCACCGAAAGTCCCACGGGGCCCGACCTTGGGTCAGAAAGTGATTGGTCGCAACAGTGATGGCTGGTACTACCACTGTACCATCGTTGGGATGGCAGAACAGCCGTTCTATGAAGTCAACTTTGACGACGGCTCATATTGTGACAACATTCACCCAGAAAACATAATA aGTCATGACTGCCTCAGTGCCGGGCCTCCTGATGTTGGAGAGTTGTTTGTTGTCTGTATGCCTGAGGGTCAGATCCTAAATGCTTCCTTTGTCAAGGAGCACACCCACAAGTTTTACCAG GTTGAGTTTCAGGACCAGAGTCAGCTAATGCTAAAACCTTCAGAGATCCATCAGCTGGAAGTGGATCTGCCAAAAAGGGTCCGAGCCAGACTG GCCATACCTGCAACACAACTGGAAGTTTCTTCAGCAGATGAAGTCCAAGCAGCCAAACGGCGGTGCTTGCCCTCAGGTTTAGCCCCACCCACTGACCCCCTGATGAAGGCGCCCAATAAGCCCAGCAATCCCCTCACTACGACTCCAGTAGCAGCACCAACAGCAACTATTAACAGCATCGGCACGCCATCAACCTCACAAGCCCAGTCCCGGCCCATCATGGCACAACAGGATGCCCCCTCCCTAAACGGAGGGATTCAGCTGGATACTGAGACCCCGATGGACACAAGTGTTGCCCTCACAGAGTCAACTGACCCAGCCCTGGCCTCGGGTCCCACGCTGACGCCGCTGTCGACCCCTTTTCAATCGATGTTGAACTCCGATCCCCTCCTGTCCGCCGCCTCCACTCCCCTGCTACCCCAGCACATGTCAGATATCTACATGCCGAGCAGTGGTTACGTCTCCTACATGGAAACCCTCCTCCATTCACATTTCCCTCAGGACGATGGCCCCGGTCCCCTGTATTAA